One window of the bacterium genome contains the following:
- a CDS encoding lamin tail domain-containing protein, producing the protein MKKFAIALVIVALALPAFAVAADVRIAQVYPGGGSATATASYKKDYVVLFNATGFDLNIGGYVLEYGSATGSWGSSATNYFVFPQDTWIAGCSYLMVSCGTAGTGGADFTMTPDFVTTNMSLGGTNGKMALFSALNANLACGSEIAGTLIDKVSWGTANCAEGTATGATAIDKGIDRNGGGTIDTDNNAADFTVVTGPVPMFSGTPAVACAPVATETETFGTIKAIFR; encoded by the coding sequence CGACGTCCGCATTGCCCAGGTGTACCCCGGCGGCGGCTCGGCGACGGCCACTGCCAGCTACAAGAAGGACTACGTTGTCCTGTTCAACGCGACCGGCTTCGACCTGAACATCGGTGGCTACGTGCTCGAGTACGGCTCGGCCACGGGCAGCTGGGGTAGCTCGGCCACCAACTACTTCGTGTTCCCGCAGGACACCTGGATCGCCGGCTGCTCGTACCTGATGGTCTCCTGCGGCACGGCCGGCACCGGCGGCGCCGACTTCACCATGACGCCCGATTTCGTCACCACGAACATGAGCCTCGGCGGCACCAACGGCAAGATGGCCCTGTTCAGCGCCCTGAACGCCAATCTGGCCTGCGGCTCCGAGATCGCCGGCACGCTCATCGACAAGGTCAGCTGGGGCACGGCCAACTGCGCCGAGGGCACTGCGACGGGCGCTACTGCCATCGACAAGGGCATCGACCGCAATGGTGGCGGCACGATCGACACCGACAACAACGCGGCCGACTTCACCGTCGTGACCGGCCCGGTGCCGATGTTCTCCGGTACGCCGGCCGTTGCCTGCGCCCCGGTCGCCACCGAGACCGAGACCTTCGGCACGATCAAGGCCATCTTCCGCTAG
- a CDS encoding cation transporter → MSAETEAAAIAGREKSAVALSSVIAAVGLTAIKGTVGLLTGSLGILAETVHSALDLVAAFTTWVAVRVADRPADQNHPYGHGKIENISALFETMLLLATVVWIVWESVQRLLEPTVHVEVKWWSFAVMLVSIAVDISRSRRLKAAAIKYRSQALEADALHFRTDIWSSCVVLLGLCQLLVARHVPQLAFLEHGDSMAALAVAAIAAWVSVRMGWRSVQALLDASPRGGEREAIEQQVGAMEGVTDAHDVRIRSAGGSWFVDMHVTVDGDLSVRESHAMTERIEDLVRAILPGSDVTVHVEPQANATD, encoded by the coding sequence ATGTCCGCGGAAACCGAGGCTGCCGCCATTGCAGGCCGCGAGAAATCGGCCGTCGCCCTCAGTTCCGTCATTGCGGCGGTGGGGCTGACGGCGATCAAGGGCACGGTGGGCCTGCTCACGGGCTCGCTGGGCATCCTGGCCGAGACGGTGCATTCGGCGCTCGACCTGGTGGCCGCCTTCACCACCTGGGTGGCCGTGCGTGTTGCCGACCGCCCGGCCGACCAGAATCATCCCTACGGCCACGGCAAGATCGAGAACATCTCGGCCCTGTTCGAGACGATGCTGCTGCTGGCCACCGTGGTCTGGATCGTCTGGGAATCGGTGCAGCGCCTGCTGGAGCCGACGGTCCACGTCGAGGTCAAGTGGTGGTCGTTCGCGGTGATGCTGGTTTCGATCGCCGTGGACATCTCGCGTTCCCGCCGGTTGAAGGCGGCCGCGATCAAGTACCGCTCGCAGGCGCTGGAGGCCGATGCGCTGCATTTCCGCACCGACATCTGGTCGTCGTGCGTCGTGTTGCTCGGGCTCTGCCAGCTCCTGGTGGCGCGGCACGTGCCCCAGCTCGCCTTCCTCGAGCACGGTGACAGCATGGCTGCGCTTGCGGTGGCGGCCATCGCCGCCTGGGTCAGCGTCAGGATGGGCTGGCGTTCCGTGCAGGCGCTGCTCGACGCTTCGCCACGCGGGGGCGAACGCGAAGCCATCGAACAGCAGGTCGGCGCCATGGAAGGTGTGACAGATGCGCATGACGTGCGGATCCGCTCGGCCGGCGGCAGCTGGTTCGTGGACATGCACGTCACCGTGGACGGCGACCTTTCGGTGCGCGAGTCGCACGCCATGACCGAGCGGATCGAGGACCTGGTGCGCGCGATCCTGCCGGGTTCCGATGTGACGGTGCACGTGGAACCCCAAGCGAATGCGACGGATTGA
- a CDS encoding Bax inhibitor-1/YccA family protein, producing the protein MTDRFHGRQDADAVPATAEELRQAGIAHDREAALRGAFIMRVYGYLMAAIAAFILIEVWLFRSGKAETLARALVGTNWMLVLGGFMVVGWLARGLAARATSTAAQFAGLAVYVVAQAIIFTPMIDMADKRAGGGVIASAAVLTGLAFTGLTLIAWQTRRDFTFLGGLLRWAGILALVAIAGSVFFGLNLGMWFSLAMVALAGGAILYDTSNIIRYWPSNRPVGAALELFASVALMFLYLLRLLSSRR; encoded by the coding sequence CATCGCCCACGACCGCGAAGCCGCCCTGCGCGGCGCGTTCATCATGCGCGTGTACGGCTACCTGATGGCGGCCATCGCGGCTTTCATCCTCATCGAGGTCTGGCTGTTCCGCTCCGGCAAGGCCGAGACGCTGGCGCGCGCGCTGGTCGGCACCAACTGGATGCTGGTGCTCGGCGGCTTCATGGTGGTGGGCTGGCTGGCCCGCGGCCTGGCCGCCCGCGCCACCAGCACCGCGGCGCAGTTCGCCGGGCTGGCCGTCTATGTGGTGGCGCAGGCCATCATCTTCACGCCGATGATCGACATGGCCGATAAGAGGGCCGGCGGCGGTGTCATCGCCAGCGCCGCGGTGCTCACGGGCCTGGCCTTCACCGGCCTGACGCTCATCGCCTGGCAGACGCGCCGCGACTTCACGTTCCTGGGCGGACTGTTGCGCTGGGCCGGCATCCTGGCGCTGGTGGCCATCGCCGGTTCGGTCTTCTTCGGGCTGAACCTGGGCATGTGGTTCTCGCTGGCCATGGTCGCGCTGGCCGGCGGCGCCATCCTCTACGACACGTCGAACATCATCCGCTACTGGCCGAGCAACCGGCCGGTGGGAGCGGCGCTCGAGTTGTTCGCTTCAGTGGCGCTCATGTTCTTGTACCTGCTGCGGCTGCTGAGCTCGCGGCGCTGA